The Buchnera aphidicola (Lipaphis pseudobrassicae) genomic sequence GCGCTGTTGGAATAATAAGGGTATCTGGTTCTCAAGCAAAAAAAATTGCTATAGAAATATTAGGTAAAATACCCCGTGCAAGATTTGCTACTTATTCAAAATTTTTAAATCAAGAAAAAAAAATATTAGATAAAGGTATATCTTTATGGTTTCCTGCTCCTTATTCATTTACAGGTGAAGATGTATTAGAATTACAAGGACATGGTAGTCCATTAATTATGGACCTATTAATTAAAAGAATTGTTTCTATTAAATATACTAGAATTGCTAAACCTGGTGAATTTTCTGAACGTGCATTTTTAAATGGGAAAATAGATTTGATCCAAGCAGAAGCTATAGATGATTTGATTAATTCAGAAACAGAGTTATCTGCTCGTGCATCATTAAATTCGTTACAAGGAGATTTTTCTTTTTTTATTCAAGAATTAATGAATATAATTATTGAATTTCGTGTAAATTTAGAATCTAGTATAGATTTTGTAGAAGATAGAATTGATATTAATTTTGAAAGTTTTATTCATAAAAAGTTTAGAGAATTACATAATAAATTTAATAAAATTAAAAAAGCTACCTCAGAAGGAACATTATTAAGAGAAGGAAAAAAAATAGTAATTGTAGGTCTTCCAAATGCAGGAAAATCCAGTTTATTAAATACTTTATCGTGCTCTGATAGAGCAATAGTAACAAATATTCCAGGCACTACAAGAGATTTACTTTATGAGTATGTTAATATTAATAACGTTTCATGCAAACTAATTGATACTGCTGGTTTTCGTGAAACACAAAATAAAATAGAACGTATTGGAATCTCCCGAACATGGGATACAATTAAAACATCTGATCATATTCTGTTTGTTATTGATAAAACAATGAGTGAATTACAACGACAAAAAATATGTGATGATTTTATAAGAAATGTAACTAAAAATGTGCAAGTTACTTTCGTGTTAAACAAAAATGATTTAGTAAAAGATACATTTGGTATTAAAAAAATAAATGGATTATATTTTATTAGTGTTTCTGCGTATACAGGTCAAGGTATTGATATATTACGTGATCACATTGTAAAACTCGACAGTTATAGTAGTAAAGAAGGTGTTTTTATTGCTCGTAGACGTCATATTATTCAAATTGAATTAGCATATAAAGAATTTTTACATGCTGAAAAACATTGGTTATTATTTAAGAATATTGAGTTATTAGCTGAATCACTGAGTTTAATCAATAGATATTTAGGAGAAATAATAGGTAAATTTAATTCAGATGATTTATTAAAGAATATTTTTTCTACTTTTTGTATTGGAAAATAGAATTAAAATTTGTAATATGCCCGGAGGCGGAATTGAACCACCGACACGGGGATTTTCAGTCCCCTGCTCTACCAACTGAGCTATCCGGGCTTATTTTGTTCAATTATATTTAATCATCAAACATAAAACATTGTCAATATTTTTTTTTGTTTCTCTAATAATTATTTATATTTTTAAAGAATATATTTAAAGATAAAATATAAATTTTTTTAATAAAAATATAAAAAAATAATGTTTGCCCTTGAAAGTTTTAATAAAGATCCATATATTTATATTAGTAAGATATTATAAATTATTATAAGATAATAAATTGTAAAGTAATTAAGTAAGATTGTTCACAGGAGTATTCTTAATATGAAAATTCGTCCGTTACATGATCGTGTGCTAGTGAAGCGTAAAGAAGTTGAATCAAAATCTGCTGGCGGAATTGTGTTAACAGGTTCTGCTGCAGGAAAATCTACTAGAGGTACGGTAACAGCTGTTGGTAAGGGTCGTGTTTTAGATAATGGAGAAATTAAGCCATTAGATGTCAAAGTAGGTGATGTTGTTATTTTTAATGAAGGATATGGTGCAAAGACAGAAAAAATTGATAATGAAGAATTATTAATTTTAACTGAAAGTGATATTTTAGCAATTGTTGAAGAGTAAACTAAGTAAAAAAACTAAGTAAACTATACTCTATATCCATTAAAAAAATTATTTAAGGGAATGTAAAAATGGCTGCTAAAGACGTAAAATTTGGTAATGAAGCTCGTATTAAAATGCTTCGTGGAGTTAATGTTTTAGCTGATGCAGTGAAGGTTACTTTAGGACCAAAAGGTAGAAATGTAGTTTTAGATAAATCTTTTGGAGCACCTAGTATTACTAAAGACGGTGTATCAGTGGCTCGTGAAATCGAATTAGAAGATAAATTCGAGAATATGGGAGCTCAAATGGTAAAAGAAGTTGCATCAAAAGCAAATGATGCAGCAGGTGATGGAACAACAACAGCAACATTATTAGCTCAATCTATAGTAAATGAAGGTTTAAAAGCTGTTGCTGCTGGAATGAATCCAATGGATCTTAAGCGTGGAATTGATAAAGCTGTTATTAGTGCAGTAGAAGAACTAAAAAATTTATCAGTACCATGTTCTGATTCTAAAGCAATTACACAAGTGGGTACTATTTCTGCGAATGCAGATGAAAAAGTTGGAGCATTAATTGCAGAAGCAATGGAAAAAGTTGGTAATGATGGAGTTATAACAGTAGAAGAAGGAACAGGATTACAAAATGAATTAGAAGTTGTAAAAGGTATGCAATTTGATCGAGGTTATTTATCTCCTTATTTTATCAATAAACCAGAAACAGGTATTGTTGAATTAGAAAATCCATATATTTTAATGGCTGATAAAAAAATTTCTAATGTTCGGGAGATGTTACCAATATTAGAGTCTGTTGCAAAATCAGGAAAACCATTATTAATTATTTCGGAAGATTTAGAAGGTGAAGCATTAGCTACATTAGTAGTTAACTCCATGAGAGGTATTGTAAAAGTAGCTGCAGTAAAAGCTCCTGGATTTGGAGATCGTCGTAAAGCAATGTTGCAAGATATTTCTATTCTTACTGGTGGTTCTGTTATTTCTGAAGAATTAGCAATGGAATTAGAAAAATCTACTTTAGAAGATTTAGGTCAAGCAAAGCGTGTTGTAATCAGTAAAGATACTACAACTATAATTGGTGGTATTGGAGAAAAACACGCAATTCAAAGTCGTATTAGTCAAATTCGACAAGAAATTCAAGAAGCTACTTCTGATTATGACAAAGAAAAATTAAATGAGCGTTTAGCTAAATTATCAGGTGGAGTTGCTGTATTAAAAGTAGGTGCAGCTACAGAAGTAGAAATGAAAGAGAAAAAAGCACGTGTTGAAGATGCATTACATGCAACTCGTGCGGCAGTAGAGGAAGGAGTAGTTGCTGGCGGTGGTGTTGCATTAGTTAGAGTAGCAGGAAAAATATCTAATTTACGTGGTCAAAACGAAGATCAAAATGTAGGTATTCGTGTTGCATTACGTGCAATGGAAGCACCATTACGTCAAATCGTATCAAATTCAGGTGAAGAACCTTCTGTAGTTACCAACAATGTAAAAGATGGTAAAGGTAATTATGGTTATAATGCAGCCACTGATGAATATGGCGATATGATAGATTTTGGTATATTAGATCCTACTAAAGTTACACGTTCTGCTTTACAATATGCTGCTTCAGTAGCTGGTTTAATGATAACTACTGAATGTATGGTTACTGACCTACCAAAAGAAGACAAGTCTTCTGATTCTAATCCTTCTCCTGCTGGAGGAATGGGTGGTATGGGCGGAATGATGTAATTTGATTGTTATTACATCAATCTAATTTTATTAAAATTATTTAAATGATTGCTTTCCTCAGATTTAACTACACTGAGGAAAGTTTTTTCTTAAATAGATTAAAATACTAAGATTTTAATATTATTTTTTTTCATTCAAATAATTATTGATTTATTATCTTTAGAGCCAGTATCGTAAACTAGTCTAGGTACTAAATAACCAGAAATCATTTTCATTAAATTTTTCATAATAACTTTTGCTTTTTTATTTGAAACTAAAAAATGTTTCGTACCGATTGCTTTGTCTAAAATATGTAAATAATACGGAAGAACGTTATTTTCAAATAAAATATTGCTTAATTTGGCTAAAATAATAGGATTATCATTAATATTTTTCAATAAAACACTTTGATTTAATAAGATCGCACCTGATTTTTTTAATTTAAAAAGACTTTTACTTAATTCTTTGTTAATTTCTTGTGGATGATTAATATGAGTTACTAAAATAATTTTTATTCGTGATTGAAAAAATATTTGACAAAGATCAAAAGTAATTCGACTGGGTATGACAACAGGTAATCTAGTATGTATTCTCAATCTTTTAATATGATTAATACTAGATATTAATTTAATTAGCCATATTAACTCGTGATCTTTTGCCATTAATGGATCGCCTCCCGACAAAATAACTTCATTTAGCTCTTTTTTATTTTTTATGTATTCAAGTGCTTGCATCCAATTTTTTTTTCCTCCTTGATTTATTTCATAAGGAAAATATTTTCGAAAACAGTATCTACAATGAATGGCACAGTTAGTTTTCACTATTAATAATACTCTATCATGGTATTTATGAATTAAACCAGGTAAAATAATATTTTTTATTTCTTTTGTAGGGTCTTTTATATATTCTGAAGATTTTAAAAATTCTTGATTATTATTTATTACTTGTAAAAAAAGTGGATCTTTTGGATCATTTTTTTTCATTCTTGCAATAAAAGAATATGGAACACGAAATGAAAATTTTTTATTTTTTTTTAATGTAGAATATTGAATATGATTTTCTAGATTGAGAATTTTTAATAATTCTTTTGGATGGGTAATAGAGTTAGATAGTTCATGTAACCAGTTATCTTTTTTGATTACACTATTTATTTTTTTCATTTCTATATATTTTGCAACGATAGAGGTTTATATGAGATTGTGTTATAGTAATAATTTTCGTTCTGGTTGTAAAATTATATTTGAAAATGAACCTTATTTAGTAGAATCTAGTGAATTTGTAAAACCTGGAAAAGGCCAGGCTTTTGTTCGTGTAAAATTAAGAAATTTTGGAACGAAACAACTTATAGAAAAAACTTTTAGATCTACGGATTTTTTACCAATAGCTGATATTGTAGAATACAAACTTTCTTATTTATACAATGACGGTCAATTTTGGTATTTTATCCACGATAATACTTTTGAAGAATTATCAGTAGAAAAAAAAATTGTTGGTTCTAATAGAAAATGGTTATTAGAACAAGATCCTTGTACTGTTATTTTATGGAATAATCAACCAATTTCTATTACACCAAAAAATTTTGTGGAACTTCAGGTTTTAAATACAGAAGCAACTTTAAAAGGTGATACTATTAATAGTAATGTTACTAAATTAGCAACTTTAAATACAGGTGCGATTATAAGAGTACCTTTGTTTGTTCAAATTGGTTCATTAGTTAAAGTAGATACTCGATCTGGCGAATATGTCTGTAGAATTAAATAATAGTAGTTTATTTATAGATCCATAAATTATTTTCAATACTCGTTTCCTTTAACATATTGTCTATAACTATCCCATTCAAATGTTAACCATAAACTATTTCCTAAACGCATTCTATCAATTACTCTTTCACCTAATAAATTTTTCATTCCTTGATGATCTAAATTGGATAACATTCCAGTAGATCGTTTAGATGATGATCGTCTATCAACTATTTGATTAATAATTACTTTTTCATAACGAGATTCAGTTTGCATTCCAATTTCATCTATCATGAGTAAATCTACACTACTTAGATTATGTAATAAACTTTCTTCAGTAATATTACTAGTGCCACTAAATGTACCTTTCATATTCGACATTAAATCAGCTACAGTAACTAGTAAAATACTTTTTCCATGTAAAATTAAATAATTTCCTATAGCTGATGCTAAATGATTTTTACCTGTACCTGGTTTTCCTGAAAATATAAAACTGGCAATATTTTGGTTAAATTCTTCTGCATATTTTTTAGATGCTTTTAGAACTCTTTTTTGACCATCATGTTCAATTTTATAATTATCAAATGAACAGTTCATATATAATTCTCTAATTCCAGACCTTCCTAGAACACGTTGCATTCTCATTGCTTTATTTTCACGTAATATGGATTCAGAAGACAATCTTCCTTGTTCTTGATTCCAAGCCAATAAATCTTCGTCATTATCAAATTTTGGTTTGATATTATTCGGCATAAGACGTTTAAGACGTTTAAAAAATTCAGTATGAAATGTCATTATTTTCCTCTAAATCCACTTGGTATAGTTTGATCTGGTTGTGGTATATGAGTAATATCTCGTTTTTTTTTCGAAAATTTATTAATTGATCTACTTTTTTGTAAACTTTGAGCTAGTTTTTGTTGCCATTGTATATGATAAAAAAAACAACCTTCTGCTTCCCAATAAGAGATAAAAGACGCAAGTTCAGATGGTGATACTTCTGTATCTAACATTATACCCCATAATGCTGCCTGACGAATAAAATCTTTATCAGGAATCCATTTAGAATGCATAGAGAATTTTTTATTTATGTTGTCTTTTTTTACATTTTTATATATAGAGTCATATTCAAGATCAAATATTTTTTTTAAAAAAAAAGGAGTTACTGCATAAAAAACAGGAACTTCGTTTTTTAAAATTATTAAGGAACCATTATTTGATTTTTCTAAAATTTGAATAGGATTTTTGCAAAATAAATCAAGTGTTGTATTTTGAGAAATTAAAATTTTCATAAATGTTTTACCTCTGTAAATTACAAGATATTAGTAAAGATATTAATATCTATATTATAGATTTGATATTTTAACGAAATAAAGATAGCATTCAATATTATTTGTTATTTTTTTTTTATATAAAATCCAATTTTTTGGTATAAAAATAGGTCTTTTTTTTTCTTTTTCAATATAAATAATAGATTGGCTTTTAATCCATTTATTATTCTCTAATAAATTAATAGTTGATTCAATTAATCCTTTATAATAAGGTGGATCAATAAATATTATATCATATGGTTTTCCATTTTTTTTTAACCAATTTAAGGTGTTTGTATGTATTATTTCTGCATTGTATATATTTAATTTTTTGATGTTTTTTTTGAGGTTAATAATTGTTTTTTTGTTTATTTCTAAAAATGTTGAAAACGAAGCATAACGAGATATGGCTTCTATTCCTAAAGCGCCACTACCTGCAAAACAATCAAGACATCTAGAATTTTTAACATATTTAGATAACCATTCAAATAGTGTTTCTCGTATTTGATTCGTAGTAGGACGTAGATTAGAAATATTATTAAAAGATATTTTTCTTCCCTTAAATTTTCCAGAAATAATATATACCTTTCCATGTTTTTGTAAGAAATAATTATGCATTTTTTAGATGATTTATCTTAATAGTATAATTTATTTTATAATTAATAATGATACAAATAAATATTTTTTTAAAGATGTAAATAGTTCAAGAAACATGATTTTTATTTAGCAAATAAAAGGATGATAAAATGAAAGATGATAAAAAAAACAATTTTTTTTCTTGGTTAAGTTCTGTAATTAAAAAAAAGAAAATAAAAAATACATTGCAAGAAGATAAGAAAAAAGAACTAAAAAATAATTCTATATTTAAAAATAAAATAATTGATACAGATAATATAAATATAGAAATTAACCAAAACTTATCTAATATTAATGATTCTTTAATAGAACAAGATATTATCAAAAATAATAAAATAGAAACGTTTAATAATAAAAATGAAAATTTAAAAAATATTAAAAATATAAAAATAAATTTTTTTACACGTTTAAAACAGAGTTTAAATAAAACAAAAAAAATTCTTGGAGATGGAATTAGTAATATTTTTTTATCAAAAACTGTTGATAAGAATCTTTTTACAGAATTAGAAGAAAAAATGTTACTTGCTGATATCGGTTATAATACTACAAATCAAATTATTAGTAATTTAATTAAAGAGATCAATAAAAAAGATTTACATGTTCCTGAAAAGGTATATTTTCTATTAAAAAAAAATATGTATACTATTTTAAAGAATGTAGAAAAACCATTAAAAATATCTAGTCATATTCCTTTTATTATTCTAGTAGTAGGAGTTAATGGTACAGGAAAAACAACAACAGTTGTAAAGTTAGCACAAAAATATAAATTAGAAGGAAAGTCTGTAATTTTAGCCGCTGCCGATACCTTTAGAGCTGCAGCAATAGAACAATTACAAACATTAGGAAAAGTTAATAAAATACCAGTTATTGCTCAAAGTTTTCATTCGGATCCTGCAGCGGTAGTATTCGATGCGATACAATCAGCAAAAGCAAAAAAAATAGATGTTTTAATTATTGATACAGCAGGAAGATTGCATAATAAATTACATTTAATAGAAGAATTAAAAAAAATAGTTAGAGTGATTAAAAAAATAGATTCTTCTGGACCTCATGAAACAATGTTAATTGTTGATTCTTGTAATGGACAAAACATAATACAACAAACAGAAATATTTCATAAAGCGTTAAATTTAACTGGTATTGTAATTACTAAATTAGATGGAACAGCAAAAGGAGGAGTAGTTTTTTCATTAGCAAATCAATTCAATATTCCTATTCGTTATATTGGAATCGGAGAAAAAATACAGGATTTAGGTATTTTTAATAGTAAAGAATTTATTAATGCTATTTTTAGTCAAAAATAATAATATTTATTATATTGTTAATATAAATCTTTGATTTATATTTTTAATTACAGTATTATAAAAATGTCCCACATATTCATATTTTAGTATATATAATTCGTTGATGCGGGAATAAAAATGATCGATAAATTACAGATTTTATCTGTGACGTTACCAAGTAATTTAGATTCTTATATCAGAATAGCTAATCTGTGGCCAATGTTATCAATTAGAGAAGAACAATTGCTCACTAAACGATTACGTTATAATGGTGATTTAGATGCTGCAAAAACTTTGATTTTATCTCATCTTCGTTTTGTAATTCATATTTCACGTAACTATTCGGGATACGGTTTGCTGCAAGCTGATATTATACAAGAAGGGAATATTGGTCTAATGAAAGCAGTACGTAGATTTAATCCTGAAATAGGTGTTCGTTTAGTTTCTTTTGCTGTGCATTGGATTAAGTCAGAAATTCATGAGTATGTTTTACGAAATTGGCGTATTGTCAAAGTCGCTACTACAAAATCTCAAAGAAAATTATTTTTTAATTTAAGAAAAACGAAAAAAAGATTAGGTTGGTTTAATGAAGAAGAAATTAATATAGTTGCAAAAGAATTAGGAGTAAGTAGTAAAGATGTAAGAGAAATGGAATCTCGAATGTCAGTTCAGGATGTTACTTTTAATCCTTTTCCAGAAGAAGATTGCATAGATGGAAAAAGTTATAACAACACGCAACATTTACAGGATAAAACATCTAATTTTGCCAATGGTTTAGAAGCAGATAATTGGGAAGAACATGCTTCAAGTAAATTAAGTGATGCATTATTAGGATTAGATGAACGTAGTCGTAATATTATTCATGCACGTTGGTTAGATAACGACAAAAAAAATACTTTACAAAAACTAGCAAAAAATTATGGTATTTCTGCAGAACGTATTCGGCAATTAGAAAAAAACGCTATGAAGAAATTAAGAATAGCTATAGAATCTTAATCTGTACAATAAATATTGTATTGAATACATTAATAACTTATAACATTTTTTCATACAGAGTATGAGAATAAGTTTATTTATAGTTAAAAGCTCATACTCTTTTTTTAATTTTAATGAATATAATTTTTATATATGATAAAATTTTTTTATATAATTATTCTACTGTAACAGCTTTAGCAAGATGTCTTGGTTGATCGATATTTTTTCTTTTATTTAATGCGATATAATATGCAAGTAATTGTAAAGGTACTGCATAAAATATAGGTGCTATTAACTCTTCTATATATGGTAATTTTATAAATTTTACATTTTCATCATAATCAAATTCTTCATCTGAAAAAACATAAATTGATCCCCCTCTTGAAGATATTTCTTTAATATTTTTTTTTATTTTTTCTAATAAAAAATTTTTTGGAGCAATAATAATTACTGGTATATTTTTATCAATTAGTGCAAGAGGTCCGTGTTTTAGTTCTCCTGCAGCATAAGCTTCAGCATGAATATAAGAAATTTCTTTTAGTTTTAAAGCTCCCTCTATTGCAATAGGATAGTATTCACCTCTTCCAATAAATAATATATGTTTTTTATCAAATAATTGATTTGCTATACTTTTAATTAACTGATTTTTTTTCAAAACTTCTTTGATTCTAGTAGGTAAAACATTTAATGTTTGTACAATTTTTTTTTCAACTTGAATTTTGTTTTGTATATTTGCAATTTTTGCTACTAACATCAGTAAAACAGTTAGTTGTGTTGTAAAAGATTTAGTTGAAGCAACTCCGATTTCTATTCCTGCTTTAGTTAATAAACAGTTATCTGACTCTTTAACTAAAGAAGATCCTTCCATGTTGCATATCGTTAAATTTCCTAAATATTTAAATTTTTTAGAATATCTTAATGCTGATAATGTATCAGCAGTTTCACCTGACTGTGATAAAGTTACTAAAAAACTATTTTTTCTTGCAGCTATTTTTCTAGAAGAAAATTCAGAAGATATTTCAACATCACAAGGAAGATCGATGAGAGATTCAAACCAATATCTAGAAACCATAGCTGCATTATATGAGGTTCCACATGCAACTATTTGAATATGTTCTATTTTAGAAAACAAAAGATTTTCTTTTATTCCTAATTCTAAAAAATTTATTGTATTGTTTTCTTTTAAACGATTTCGTAAAGTATTTTGAATAGATATAGGTTGTTCATATATTTCTTTTTCCATATAATAACGATATTTTCCTTTTTTCACTGTTTTATATTGAATATTAGATGTAATTGCTTTTCTATGAATGACAGTGTTATTTTTATTCACAATATTAATTTTGTTTGTTGTAATAATGGCAATATCGTCTTCTTCTAAGAATATAAAACGTTTTGTGATATGCAATAATGCTATTTGATCAGATGCAATAAAATTTTCTTCTGTCCCTAGTCCTATAACTAATGGGCTTTTAGATCGAACTGCTATTAGTTCTAATGGATTATTTGTATCTATTATAACCATACTGTAATTGCCATGTAATTTTTTGATACTATTTTTTATAACATTTTCAATAGATTGTTGCTNNNNNNNNNNNNNNNNNNNNNNNNNNNNNNNNNNNNNNNNNNNNNNNNNNNNNNNNNNNNNNNNNNNNNNNNNNNNNNNNNACAACAATAATATTTGAAGAAATATGTGGATGAGTATTTTCTTTAGAAATTTTTCCATGCGTAGCCCAACGTGTATGAGCTACTCCAATGTTACCAAATATTTTTTTTTTATTTACCTTTTCTACTAATTTGTCTACTTTTCCAACACAACGAATTCTAATAATATTATTTTTATTATTTACTATAGCCAATCCTGAAGAATCATATCCTCGATATTCTAATTGTTTAATACCTTTTAGAAGAAAATTAATAATATTATTTTTTGTGACTGCACCAACAATACCGCACATATTTATACCTTTTTTATATTTTTTAAAACTATTTATTTTTATAAATAATTTTTATTAAAAAATTATAGTTATTATTTTTGACGAAATTTATTAGGATGTATCCAATTTTTTTTATATTTTTGTTCTTTTTTATTGTAAACTAAACAAGATTCGTTAATATCTTTTGTTAAAGTTGTTCCTGCTCCAATAGTTGTATTTTTTGTAATTTTAATTGGTGCAATTAATTCTGTATTAGCGCCAATGAAAACATTGTCACCAATGATGGTTTTTAATTTATTTACCCCATCATAATTACATGTAACACTACCTGCTCCAATGTTAACATTACTTCCAATTTCAGAATTTCCTATATAACTTAAATGTTTGATTTTACAATTTTTTTTTATAATACTATCTTTGATTTCAACAAAATTTCCTATTTTAATTGTTTGATCTAATATAGTGTTTGTTCTTAAATGAGCAAATGGTCCAATGATACAATTTTTACCTATTTTTGCATTTTCTATGATTGTATATGCTTGAATTTTAGTTTGATTATCAATAATACTATTTTTAATAATACATCCTACTCCAATTTGAACGTTATCTCCTAAAATCACATTNNNNNNNNNNNNNNNNNNNNNNNNNNNNNNNNNNNNNNNNNNNNNNNNNNNNNNNGGATCTTTTAACATTACTCCATCAATAAGTAATTTATTAATTTGCTCTTGTTGTAGAATATTTTCTAACATAGATAATTGTAATTTATTATTTACTCCTAGTATTTCTTGATATTTAAAAGGTTCTGTTGTTTGAATAAAGTTACCTTCAAAATATGCTATGGCAACAATATCGGTAGCATAATATTCTTTTTTCTTGTTTTGATTACTAATTTTTCCTAACCATTTTTTTAGATCTTCACTATTAGCTATAAAAATTCCAGAGTATATTTCTTTAATATTTCTTTCTTTATAATTTGCATCTAATTCTTCTATTATTCTTACAACTCTTCCTTTTTTTCGTAAAATACGTCCATATCCATTAGGATTTTTTACTTTCATAGTTAACAAATTGATTTTTGATGTTTTTTTCAATCTTTGTAATTTTCTTATTGATTTTGATGAAATAAATGGAACATCTCCATATAACACTAATACGTTTTCATCATTTGGTATGTTTTTTAAAGCCAATTGTATTGCTTTTCCTGTTCCTTCAGGTTTTTTTTGCATAACCAACTCAAGAGAATGATTGCATATTATTGAAGATATAACTTTTTTCGGATGATTATAAACTAATATAATTTTTTTTGGTTTTATAGATTTTGCAGTTTGAATAACATGTTCTAAAATTGTTTTTCCACCTAAAAAGTGTAATACTTTAGGATGGCTAGATTTCATTCTAGTGCCTCTTCCAGCTGCAAGTATTATTACGTTTGTTTTTTTTTGAAACATGAAATAACCTTTTATCAAAATTTTATTAATATAATTATATTAAATAAAAGATTTTTAATTGAATAGTTTTAATTAATGATATTTTTAGTTCAGTTATGGAATACCAGTTTATGATTTTAAATATTCATAT encodes the following:
- the rsmD gene encoding 16S rRNA (guanine(966)-N(2))-methyltransferase RsmD; translation: MHNYFLQKHGKVYIISGKFKGRKISFNNISNLRPTTNQIRETLFEWLSKYVKNSRCLDCFAGSGALGIEAISRYASFSTFLEINKKTIINLKKNIKKLNIYNAEIIHTNTLNWLKKNGKPYDIIFIDPPYYKGLIESTINLLENNKWIKSQSIIYIEKEKKRPIFIPKNWILYKKKITNNIECYLYFVKISNL
- the ftsY gene encoding signal recognition particle-docking protein FtsY gives rise to the protein MKDDKKNNFFSWLSSVIKKKKIKNTLQEDKKKELKNNSIFKNKIIDTDNINIEINQNLSNINDSLIEQDIIKNNKIETFNNKNENLKNIKNIKINFFTRLKQSLNKTKKILGDGISNIFLSKTVDKNLFTELEEKMLLADIGYNTTNQIISNLIKEINKKDLHVPEKVYFLLKKNMYTILKNVEKPLKISSHIPFIILVVGVNGTGKTTTVVKLAQKYKLEGKSVILAAADTFRAAAIEQLQTLGKVNKIPVIAQSFHSDPAAVVFDAIQSAKAKKIDVLIIDTAGRLHNKLHLIEELKKIVRVIKKIDSSGPHETMLIVDSCNGQNIIQQTEIFHKALNLTGIVITKLDGTAKGGVVFSLANQFNIPIRYIGIGEKIQDLGIFNSKEFINAIFSQK
- the rpoH gene encoding RNA polymerase sigma factor RpoH gives rise to the protein MIDKLQILSVTLPSNLDSYIRIANLWPMLSIREEQLLTKRLRYNGDLDAAKTLILSHLRFVIHISRNYSGYGLLQADIIQEGNIGLMKAVRRFNPEIGVRLVSFAVHWIKSEIHEYVLRNWRIVKVATTKSQRKLFFNLRKTKKRLGWFNEEEINIVAKELGVSSKDVREMESRMSVQDVTFNPFPEEDCIDGKSYNNTQHLQDKTSNFANGLEADNWEEHASSKLSDALLGLDERSRNIIHARWLDNDKKNTLQKLAKNYGISAERIRQLEKNAMKKLRIAIES
- a CDS encoding DapH/DapD/GlmU-related protein, which encodes NVILGDNVQIGVGCIIKNSIIDNQTKIQAYTIIENAKIGKNCIIGPFAHLRTNTILDQTIKIGNFVEIKDSIIKKNCKIKHLSYIGNSEIGSNVNIGAGSVTCNYDGVNKLKTIIGDNVFIGANTELIAPIKITKNTTIGAGTTLTKDINESCLVYNKKEQKYKKNWIHPNKFRQK
- a CDS encoding NTP transferase domain-containing protein, translating into MFQKKTNVIILAAGRGTRMKSSHPKVLHFLGGKTILEHVIQTAKSIKPKKIILVYNHPKKVISSIICNHSLELVMQKKPEGTGKAIQLALKNIPNDENVLVLYGDVPFISSKSIRKLQRLKKTSKINLLTMKVKNPNGYGRILRKKGRVVRIIEELDANYKERNIKEIYSGIFIANSEDLKKWLGKISNQNKKKEYYATDIVAIAYFEGNFIQTTEPFKYQEILGVNNKLQLSMLENILQQEQINKLLIDGVMLKDP